The Planococcus liqunii genome includes a region encoding these proteins:
- a CDS encoding MGMT family protein, whose translation MQAFTEKALQTIKSIPSGKVMTYGQIAACSGSPRGARQVARLLHSMSGKHQLPWHRIVNSQGQIVIRDEEARYAQQAFLEGEGVEVDKRGKIDLKRYQFNPSETP comes from the coding sequence ATGCAGGCGTTTACGGAAAAGGCACTTCAAACAATTAAAAGCATTCCGAGTGGAAAAGTGATGACATATGGGCAAATCGCTGCCTGTTCCGGCAGTCCGAGGGGAGCAAGGCAAGTTGCAAGGCTGCTGCACAGTATGAGCGGCAAACACCAGCTGCCCTGGCACCGTATCGTCAATTCACAAGGGCAAATTGTTATTCGGGATGAAGAAGCCCGCTATGCACAGCAAGCATTTCTTGAAGGAGAAGGAGTAGAAGTGGATAAGCGGGGGAAAATTGATTTGAAACGGTATCAATTCAATCCGTCCGAAACTCCATAA
- a CDS encoding glucose-6-phosphate isomerase has protein sequence MGTVSLNNKYAAQFIEQDEVAAVQDFIAATHQKIHGKTGAGAEYLGWLEWASNFDQNEMARIEETAQKLRTKSDVLIVIGIGGSYLGAKAVQDLLQPSFGLNEMDVIYAGQNLSGRYLQELLAYIEGKEVALNVISKSGTTTEPAIAFRVLRAWMQEKYGEEAADRIIATTDKTEGALRKSAEKSGYTSFEIPSDIGGRYSVLTAVGLLPLAVAGVDIRKLVEGAAHAEKELAVPNVFENDAYLYAAYRQILNARGHSIEVMASFEPAMAGLNEWWKQLFGESEGKQGKGIFPASVIYSTDLHSLGQYLQNGRRTLFETMISFTADEHESKIPFDEEDGDGLNYLADKTMHEVNQQAMNATALAHVEGGVPVLTLEVERMDAFHTGYLLYFFMKACAMSAYLSGVNPFDQPGVELYKQNMFELLGKPGYENKK, from the coding sequence ATCGGAACAGTGTCTTTAAATAATAAGTATGCTGCACAGTTCATTGAACAAGACGAAGTTGCAGCAGTACAGGATTTTATCGCAGCGACGCATCAAAAGATTCACGGAAAAACTGGAGCCGGAGCTGAATATCTGGGCTGGCTCGAATGGGCATCAAATTTTGATCAAAATGAAATGGCGCGAATAGAGGAAACTGCACAAAAGCTTCGGACGAAATCTGATGTATTGATCGTTATTGGCATTGGCGGCTCTTATTTGGGTGCAAAAGCGGTGCAGGATCTTCTTCAACCGTCTTTCGGTTTGAATGAAATGGATGTTATTTATGCAGGCCAAAACTTAAGCGGCCGTTATCTGCAGGAACTTTTGGCTTATATTGAAGGAAAAGAAGTAGCGTTGAATGTCATTTCGAAATCGGGTACCACTACCGAACCGGCAATCGCATTCCGTGTGCTGCGTGCCTGGATGCAGGAAAAATACGGGGAAGAAGCGGCTGACCGTATTATTGCGACTACAGATAAAACGGAAGGCGCACTTCGCAAATCGGCGGAAAAGAGCGGCTATACCTCGTTCGAGATTCCTTCTGATATCGGTGGCCGTTATTCGGTTCTGACAGCTGTCGGCTTATTGCCTTTGGCCGTAGCAGGAGTAGATATCCGAAAATTGGTTGAAGGGGCAGCCCACGCGGAAAAGGAATTGGCAGTTCCGAATGTTTTCGAAAACGATGCTTATCTTTATGCGGCTTACCGCCAAATTCTAAATGCAAGAGGTCATTCCATCGAAGTGATGGCCAGCTTTGAACCCGCAATGGCAGGTTTAAATGAATGGTGGAAACAATTATTCGGTGAGAGTGAAGGGAAACAAGGGAAAGGCATTTTCCCAGCATCTGTTATTTACTCGACGGATTTGCATAGCCTGGGGCAATATCTTCAAAATGGGCGCCGGACATTATTTGAAACAATGATTAGTTTTACAGCAGACGAACACGAAAGCAAAATTCCATTTGATGAAGAAGATGGAGACGGCTTAAATTACTTGGCTGACAAAACAATGCATGAAGTCAATCAACAAGCGATGAACGCTACTGCATTAGCGCATGTTGAAGGAGGAGTTCCAGTCCTTACGCTCGAAGTAGAACGGATGGATGCTTTCCATACGGGCTATTTGCTCTATTTCTTCATGAAGGCTTGTGCAATGAGCGCTTACTTATCCGGAGTGAATCCGTTTGATCAGCCCGGAGTGGAATTGTACAAACAAAATATGTTTGAATTGCTTGGAAAGCCCGGCTATGAAAACAAAAAATAA
- a CDS encoding gamma-glutamyl-gamma-aminobutyrate hydrolase family protein encodes MKNALKPVIGITARVEKDQTYTLDPVYGKAILQSGGLPLIVPIVDEEDIPALCERLDGLIVTGGGDINPTLYGEEPHVRLGAVYPGGDQYEKELILNFLKLDKPFIGMCRGFQMLNIALGGTNYQDLEAQFEGSLYQHKQLAMRTHRTHSVELEEDSQLLGIMEEKNFHVNSFHHQGVKDVSSELRVAARAADGLVEALESDKHQFVMGIQWHPEEFAVQGDEASKKLFDRFVKECAKDKGQNQ; translated from the coding sequence ATGAAGAATGCACTTAAACCAGTCATTGGAATAACAGCACGTGTTGAGAAAGATCAAACGTACACACTTGACCCGGTCTATGGAAAAGCTATCTTGCAGTCAGGCGGATTGCCGCTGATTGTTCCAATTGTTGATGAAGAAGACATTCCAGCCCTTTGCGAACGTTTAGATGGGCTTATTGTTACAGGCGGCGGCGATATCAATCCAACCCTTTACGGTGAAGAGCCGCATGTCCGTTTAGGTGCAGTTTATCCTGGGGGAGACCAGTATGAGAAAGAATTGATCTTGAATTTTCTAAAACTGGATAAACCGTTTATCGGAATGTGCCGAGGCTTTCAAATGCTGAATATTGCATTAGGAGGTACAAATTACCAGGACCTTGAAGCCCAATTTGAGGGTTCATTATACCAGCACAAGCAATTAGCAATGCGGACTCACCGCACGCATTCAGTAGAACTTGAAGAGGACAGCCAATTGCTTGGGATTATGGAGGAAAAGAATTTCCACGTCAATTCTTTCCACCATCAAGGAGTTAAAGATGTTTCAAGTGAATTGCGAGTAGCTGCCCGCGCGGCAGATGGCTTGGTTGAAGCGCTTGAAAGTGACAAACATCAGTTTGTCATGGGAATTCAATGGCATCCGGAAGAATTTGCCGTTCAAGGCGACGAAGCTTCAAAGAAATTATTTGACCGTTTTGTCAAAGAATGTGCAAAAGACAAAGGCCAAAATCAGTAA
- a CDS encoding GNAT family N-acetyltransferase: MYEVIAIQNHMRWQKILDFFQVTDIYYTSQYFLSAMKLDPGESLMFYYTDDEGEVVYPFIKRKIENGNPGYFDLTTPFGYGGPLLKAKNNAAKLAANFIMEFAAFCEKEKIIAEFIRFHPLINNAHFFENHLKLLPLYETYTIQLEQPGGGKEELVDFEKDGIIIKKLGTVRHMFEFLVLYYSAVRRREEADSYYFFTNDYFESLISSLGPNLHLFGAYSGNKLVSACYVLTKGDTIYHHLDGCLAEAEDSDVMKALLLKVAQWGRDNGYTLFHLGADYKGEERKISQLKKSVANQEPSIFYICEKIHNTSTYKKLISVEEIDVIKRYRNV; the protein is encoded by the coding sequence ATGTATGAGGTTATTGCCATACAAAATCATATGCGCTGGCAAAAAATTCTCGACTTTTTTCAAGTCACAGACATTTATTACACGAGCCAATACTTTCTAAGCGCTATGAAATTAGACCCCGGTGAATCTTTAATGTTTTATTATACCGACGACGAGGGAGAAGTAGTCTATCCTTTCATCAAGCGAAAGATAGAAAATGGTAATCCGGGATATTTTGACCTTACCACGCCATTTGGCTATGGCGGACCTTTGCTTAAAGCTAAGAATAATGCAGCAAAACTTGCCGCTAATTTCATCATGGAATTCGCTGCCTTTTGTGAAAAAGAAAAAATAATTGCTGAATTTATCCGTTTTCACCCTCTTATAAATAATGCACATTTTTTTGAGAATCATTTAAAGCTGCTGCCTTTATATGAAACGTACACGATTCAACTAGAGCAACCCGGCGGCGGAAAAGAAGAGCTGGTGGATTTCGAGAAAGACGGAATCATCATTAAAAAATTGGGTACGGTCCGCCACATGTTTGAATTTCTTGTTTTGTACTATTCGGCAGTGCGGAGAAGAGAAGAAGCGGATAGTTATTATTTTTTTACGAATGATTATTTTGAATCGCTTATCAGTTCACTTGGGCCGAATCTGCATCTCTTTGGCGCGTATAGTGGCAACAAATTGGTTTCAGCGTGTTATGTACTGACAAAGGGAGATACAATTTATCACCATTTGGATGGATGCTTGGCAGAAGCGGAAGATTCTGATGTTATGAAAGCATTATTATTAAAAGTGGCACAGTGGGGGCGTGACAATGGCTATACTCTCTTCCATCTTGGAGCAGATTACAAAGGGGAAGAAAGAAAAATTTCGCAACTGAAAAAAAGCGTAGCGAATCAAGAGCCTTCCATCTTTTATATATGTGAAAAAATTCATAATACCTCAACTTATAAGAAGTTAATCTCTGTAGAAGAAATTGATGTCATCAAAAGATATCGAAACGTTTAA